In Prosthecomicrobium sp. N25, one DNA window encodes the following:
- the cbbX gene encoding CbbX protein, which yields MMSDSLPGPDPAPSGTLDLKALYAETEIGALLAELDRDLVGLEPVKRRIREIAAFLLVVRARQRLGVPTQPPTLHMCFTGNPGTGKTTVASRMAGILHRLGYIRRGHLVAVTRDDLVGQYIGHTAPKTKEVLKRALGGVLFIDEAYYLYRPENEKDYGQEAIEILLQVMENQRDDLVVILAGYRERMEVFFAANPGIRSRVAHHVEFPDYSNEELFEIAGRIAAREGYRFSAEAEAALADYVARRRTQPNFANARSIRNAVDRARLRQANRLFQGSGIVDRDMLITIEASDIRASRVFRD from the coding sequence ATGATGTCCGATTCCTTGCCCGGTCCGGATCCGGCGCCCTCCGGGACGCTGGACCTGAAGGCGCTCTATGCGGAAACCGAGATCGGCGCGCTCCTCGCCGAGCTCGATCGCGACCTCGTGGGCCTCGAGCCCGTCAAGCGGCGGATCCGCGAGATCGCGGCTTTCCTGCTGGTGGTCCGGGCGCGCCAGCGTCTCGGCGTTCCGACCCAGCCGCCGACCCTCCACATGTGTTTCACCGGCAACCCGGGCACCGGCAAGACGACCGTCGCCTCCCGAATGGCCGGCATCCTGCACCGCCTCGGCTACATCCGGCGCGGACACCTGGTCGCCGTCACGCGCGACGACCTCGTCGGCCAGTACATCGGCCACACGGCTCCGAAAACCAAGGAAGTCCTGAAGCGGGCGCTGGGCGGCGTCCTGTTCATCGACGAGGCCTACTACCTCTACCGGCCCGAGAACGAGAAGGACTACGGCCAGGAGGCGATCGAAATCCTCCTCCAGGTCATGGAGAACCAGCGCGACGACCTGGTCGTCATCCTGGCGGGCTACAGGGAGCGGATGGAGGTCTTCTTCGCCGCCAACCCGGGCATCCGCTCGCGCGTCGCCCACCATGTCGAGTTCCCGGACTACTCCAACGAGGAGCTCTTCGAGATCGCCGGCCGCATCGCCGCCCGCGAGGGCTACCGCTTCTCCGCGGAGGCCGAGGCGGCGCTCGCCGACTACGTCGCCCGCCGCCGCACCCAGCCGAACTTCGCCAACGCCCGCTCGATCCGCAACGCCGTCGATCGCGCGCGCCTGCGCCAGGCCAACAGGCTCTTCCAGGGATCCGGCATCGTCGATCGGGACATGTTGATTACCATCGAGGCTTCGGACATACGAGCAAGTCGTGTCTTCAGGGACTAG
- a CDS encoding adenylate/guanylate cyclase domain-containing protein, which produces MKRRLSAVLALDVVGSSRLIQADESGALRAIRAVFDTIVGPAVTRHSGRTVKTMGDGALIEFGSPVEAVLAAVETQTTMATWGGTPAIVLRIGINMGDVAVDDDGDIFGDSVNVAARLQEVADPGGLCVSDKVFNELEGKLALPFEDGGERQLKNIARQIRVYRLKPGAASTDEPKSVRPSLDRGDRPSIAVLPFANLSGDPEQEYLADGIADDVTTALARSRWLFVMSRNSSFAFRGRAMLTDEIARLLGVRYVLTGSLRRSGSRLRISAQLIEAETGGSIWAERYDRDMGDLFALQDEITEAVAGAIEPELLKKEGQRGADRPRSLTAWDLVRRGMWEFHKIRPETHWTALDLFREATRSAPEFADGFFWASRAATGIAAYGWTEKPGLLLDEALATATRAIQLDERNPYAHYALGIAELFRGATDKGLAAARRAVALNPSFALGYFVLGMAELQSGRALEGAHALEHGLRLSPFDPQNFTWSVFLALAYCFSGDPAKGLDDARRALVLRPGWPAALAAVALCSSALEDREGARTAAKALRNTSEAEINPVRSIVRCLPDWSAALDRALNVD; this is translated from the coding sequence ATGAAGCGGCGGCTGAGCGCGGTCCTTGCGCTGGACGTGGTGGGCTCGTCGCGCCTGATCCAGGCTGACGAAAGCGGCGCGTTGCGCGCGATCAGGGCGGTCTTCGACACGATCGTCGGTCCGGCGGTGACCCGGCATTCCGGTCGCACGGTGAAGACGATGGGCGACGGGGCGCTGATCGAGTTCGGGAGCCCCGTCGAAGCCGTGCTTGCGGCCGTAGAAACCCAGACCACGATGGCGACGTGGGGCGGCACCCCGGCGATCGTGCTGCGCATCGGCATCAACATGGGCGACGTGGCGGTCGACGACGACGGCGACATCTTCGGCGACAGCGTCAACGTTGCGGCGAGACTTCAGGAAGTCGCCGATCCCGGCGGCCTGTGCGTCTCCGACAAGGTCTTCAATGAACTGGAGGGCAAGCTGGCGCTCCCCTTCGAGGACGGCGGCGAACGGCAGCTCAAGAACATCGCGCGGCAGATCCGGGTCTACCGCCTGAAACCCGGGGCCGCCTCCACGGACGAGCCGAAGTCGGTCCGGCCGAGCCTCGACAGGGGCGACCGCCCGTCCATCGCCGTCCTGCCTTTCGCCAATCTGAGCGGGGACCCGGAGCAGGAATATCTGGCCGACGGCATCGCGGACGATGTCACCACCGCACTCGCCCGGTCACGCTGGCTCTTCGTGATGTCGCGGAATTCGTCCTTCGCCTTCAGGGGCCGCGCGATGCTGACCGACGAGATCGCCCGTCTCCTCGGTGTCCGCTACGTCCTGACCGGAAGTCTGCGGCGCAGCGGCTCGCGCCTGCGCATTTCGGCCCAGCTCATCGAGGCCGAGACCGGCGGCTCGATCTGGGCGGAGCGCTACGACCGCGACATGGGCGACCTGTTCGCCTTGCAGGACGAGATCACGGAGGCGGTGGCGGGGGCCATCGAGCCGGAACTCCTGAAGAAGGAGGGCCAGCGCGGCGCCGACCGTCCGCGCAGCCTGACGGCCTGGGACCTGGTGCGCCGCGGCATGTGGGAGTTCCACAAGATCCGGCCTGAGACGCACTGGACGGCACTGGACCTGTTCCGCGAGGCGACCCGCAGCGCCCCCGAATTCGCCGACGGCTTCTTTTGGGCGAGCCGCGCCGCCACCGGCATCGCCGCCTACGGTTGGACCGAGAAGCCCGGCCTCCTGCTGGACGAAGCCTTGGCGACTGCAACGCGCGCGATCCAGTTGGACGAGCGGAATCCGTATGCCCACTACGCCCTGGGCATAGCCGAGCTCTTCAGGGGGGCCACCGACAAGGGCCTTGCGGCCGCCCGCCGCGCCGTCGCGCTGAACCCGAGCTTCGCCCTCGGCTATTTCGTCCTGGGCATGGCCGAACTCCAGTCGGGTCGCGCTCTCGAGGGGGCACACGCCCTGGAACACGGGTTGAGGCTATCGCCCTTCGATCCGCAGAACTTCACCTGGTCGGTGTTTCTCGCGCTCGCCTACTGCTTCTCGGGCGACCCCGCCAAGGGGCTGGACGATGCCCGACGGGCGCTCGTGCTGCGACCGGGGTGGCCCGCCGCACTCGCCGCCGTCGCCCTCTGCTCGTCCGCCCTGGAGGATCGGGAGGGCGCGCGGACGGCCGCGAAGGCGCTGCGAAACACCTCCGAGGCCGAGATCAACCCGGTGCGCTCCATTGTCCGTTGCCTGCCCGACTGGTCGGCTGCCCTCGACAGGGCGCTGAACGTCGATTGA
- a CDS encoding ribulose bisphosphate carboxylase small subunit, whose amino-acid sequence MKITQGLFTFLPELTEDQIRRQVEYCLANDWVISIDMTDEIESRATYWESWGDHDVAAGGVAGVMEAIRVCRNANPRHHVRISAHDSSRGFEEVRLSFIINRPREASVFRMERPEFANRAPRYRVQPPAMERRFGGMRG is encoded by the coding sequence ATGAAAATCACCCAGGGCCTGTTCACCTTCCTGCCGGAGCTCACGGAGGACCAGATCCGCCGACAGGTCGAATACTGCCTCGCCAACGACTGGGTCATCAGCATCGACATGACCGACGAGATCGAGTCCCGCGCCACCTACTGGGAGTCCTGGGGCGACCACGACGTCGCCGCCGGAGGTGTGGCGGGCGTCATGGAGGCGATCCGGGTCTGCCGCAACGCCAACCCGCGCCACCACGTCCGCATCAGCGCCCATGATTCGAGCCGCGGCTTCGAGGAGGTCCGCCTCTCCTTCATCATCAACCGCCCGCGCGAGGCCTCGGTGTTCCGCATGGAGCGGCCCGAATTCGCCAACCGCGCGCCGCGCTACCGCGTCCAGCCGCCCGCCATGGAGCGCCGCTTCGGCGGCATGCGCGGCTGA
- a CDS encoding BON domain-containing protein — MKDPRYPYALDIGTEVAGYRITEILGAGGFGITYKGFNDVTHKTVAIKEFYVRDISSRTGATVVVDTAVSEGTYEYALQKFQEEAKAVVNRFQHPYIIRGENFIRWNNTCYLVMEYVEGANFEQWLTARGTPPSEDELRFLFEKVFEAVDYVHDRNTMHRDLTPRNIMIRPSGDPVLIDFGAAGQGIDRDRSSKMVAQMRYAPPEQTDSDGPGQHGRYTDIYSLGAVLYRAVAGSPPIASVTRVMRLGRRAGTGTDPYVPAADAALQPNRYSARFLDGIDRALRLDEEERPQSIGELRAALGWAAEPAVESLPAPDDPSRTISFSVSSARAVTASRVERPSQMTGAGRADTGSVVTGGARPSAAPAAAGASEGAPRRGSFAAIAAVLVALIVAAGAVYWAMVAPRGPAPDAGPAPGAYGLQAVRDGSSVKLSGFAPSEGDRQLIQESIARALPGAQIVNQIRVADGAPPDYVEMVRLATGGLAGLASGSVKIEGPDVAIEGTAATPESYRALQRDFGRPLPGNWRNRLAVRPAEIVPFTFVAELEPGRVVLGGYVPDDGTRTRLIDTARRAFAGQSVQDDTRVAGGAPAGFEDLAGFAIDRLAGLSLGRVSVSGTTVAIEGRARSPESFAALKAATVQGGQVTAQIRAPLVQPFDFAITIDGDTVALTGFVPSDEAKSDLATAAGQVAGGRALRDDTRIADGEPPEFRRAARFALEQVPHIARGRVSLSGRTLAFDGQIASPESFMALTAALAPDKLPPGFVVERNTIGAPRISPYPWVATSAMGSLRLTGFVPGEAARQEVVAAAREAAPGLKIEDEMMIGEGAPAGFLQTARLALGQIPRLAGGRVAIEDASLALEGTAANPEAYAATLRDLGKLAPGVAPRLAAFVPATVAPYGWSAEFGQGRIRIGGYVPSEEVRSQVVEALKRAQPAATVTDQSLVAAGAPSGFADLAGYAAGRLTDLAEGRATLNGAALRLEGRARSHEAYQQVVARDRDPVPAGGSLVSEVRPAVASPFEWAIVVDPQSVVLSGFAPSAEAKAEAARIAGQAIAGRTLKDETRVADGAPADFAAAVRHLADQARHLQRGRALLRDQGLSVEGLAAGPVDYDDLRRAAAGTLPAGYRLARIAVDPPRISPYAWSVTVDRGQARIAGFAPNDQARRDVMQAAAGVFGATAVRDELMIGDGAPDAFLPMIRYALTQAARLTTGTAAYEDTALSIEGTAATPDMHIALQRDLGKPAAGTSVARSVITPATVAPYVFSADVTGNRVRLAGYIPSEDLRQPLIDQARRAGANASVSDDLKVARGAPAGFAETARFGLQRLAEMAEGRVSIADADLRIEGRARSTEAYAGAAAASRDAVPGGARMAFALKPPVVSPFDWSVLVDGGTVTLTGVVPSEEARREIAAAAGTAAAGRTVRDDSRIADGAPADFVAAAKVALDQVPRLARGRIVLSDRSVTLEGQGAAPDSFDGLKRATLQAALPGTFRVSRFSANAPVVAPYTWQLVKRGGEVKISGYMPSEQARRDLLASAGAVGGWKVSDELLVGDGAPDRFGDIVRIAVTQAQRLESGTVSIVDGSVALDGTAATPEAHQALLQDLGGSLPGGAKARLDVKPATVAPFTWTARLERNRLRLTGYVPSEDERRRVADVLRAALPKGFDLNDETRIAAGAGFDFRAAATFAAERVAELSEGSVVVSDGTLKVTGVARSPDTYKRLQDALEVAALPPGLSVDHEVDPPKAVDAPIVKTPVDRPDKTDRGDKADRPATREPPATREPPARTRRVRPPDEEPPAVIRPPPTTTVRTAPVAPVEPRVVRQPPPPAYNNPTSNCAASRC; from the coding sequence ATGAAAGACCCGCGGTACCCCTACGCCCTCGACATCGGAACGGAGGTGGCCGGCTACAGGATCACGGAGATCCTGGGCGCGGGCGGATTCGGCATCACTTACAAGGGGTTCAATGACGTCACCCACAAGACGGTGGCGATCAAGGAATTCTACGTCCGCGACATCTCCTCGCGCACGGGCGCGACCGTGGTGGTCGACACCGCCGTCAGCGAAGGGACCTACGAGTACGCGCTGCAGAAGTTCCAGGAAGAGGCGAAGGCGGTCGTCAACCGCTTCCAGCATCCGTACATCATCCGCGGCGAGAACTTCATCCGCTGGAACAACACCTGCTACCTCGTCATGGAGTATGTCGAGGGGGCGAATTTCGAGCAGTGGCTCACGGCGCGGGGGACACCGCCGTCCGAGGACGAGCTGCGCTTCCTGTTCGAGAAGGTCTTCGAGGCCGTGGACTATGTCCACGACCGGAACACGATGCACCGGGACCTGACGCCCCGCAACATCATGATCCGGCCGAGCGGCGACCCGGTGCTCATCGATTTCGGCGCGGCCGGCCAGGGAATCGATCGGGACCGCTCGTCCAAGATGGTCGCGCAGATGCGCTACGCCCCGCCGGAGCAGACCGATTCGGACGGTCCGGGGCAGCACGGGCGCTACACCGACATCTACTCGCTCGGGGCCGTCCTGTACCGGGCGGTCGCGGGCAGCCCGCCGATCGCGTCCGTGACCCGGGTGATGCGCCTCGGGCGGCGCGCCGGGACAGGGACCGACCCCTATGTCCCGGCCGCGGACGCGGCGCTGCAGCCGAACCGATATTCGGCACGCTTCCTCGACGGGATCGACCGCGCGCTCCGTCTCGACGAGGAGGAACGGCCGCAGTCGATCGGCGAACTGAGGGCCGCGCTGGGCTGGGCCGCCGAACCGGCGGTTGAGAGCCTCCCGGCGCCGGACGATCCGAGCCGCACGATCAGCTTCTCGGTCAGTTCTGCCCGGGCCGTGACCGCTTCGCGGGTCGAACGGCCGAGCCAGATGACCGGGGCCGGCCGCGCGGACACGGGCTCCGTGGTCACCGGCGGCGCCCGGCCGTCCGCCGCGCCGGCCGCCGCCGGGGCGTCCGAGGGGGCGCCGCGGCGCGGATCGTTCGCGGCGATCGCGGCCGTCCTGGTGGCACTCATCGTCGCCGCGGGCGCCGTCTACTGGGCGATGGTCGCCCCGCGCGGGCCCGCGCCGGATGCGGGACCGGCCCCGGGCGCCTACGGCCTCCAGGCGGTTCGGGACGGGAGCAGCGTCAAGCTCTCCGGCTTCGCCCCGTCCGAAGGCGACCGCCAGCTCATCCAGGAGAGCATCGCGCGCGCTCTTCCCGGCGCCCAGATCGTCAACCAGATCCGGGTCGCCGACGGCGCCCCGCCCGACTATGTCGAGATGGTCCGCCTGGCGACCGGCGGCCTCGCGGGCCTCGCCAGCGGTTCGGTCAAGATCGAGGGACCGGACGTCGCCATCGAGGGGACGGCGGCGACGCCGGAGAGCTACCGGGCGCTGCAACGCGACTTCGGACGCCCCCTGCCCGGCAACTGGCGCAACCGCCTCGCGGTCCGGCCGGCCGAGATCGTGCCGTTCACCTTCGTGGCCGAGCTGGAGCCCGGCCGGGTCGTGCTCGGCGGCTACGTCCCGGACGACGGCACGCGGACGCGGCTCATCGATACGGCCCGGCGTGCCTTCGCGGGCCAGTCCGTCCAGGACGACACGCGCGTGGCAGGCGGCGCGCCGGCCGGCTTCGAGGACCTCGCCGGCTTCGCGATCGACCGGCTCGCCGGCCTGTCCCTCGGCCGCGTGTCCGTGTCCGGGACGACCGTCGCGATCGAAGGCAGGGCCCGCAGCCCGGAGAGCTTCGCGGCGCTGAAGGCGGCGACGGTCCAGGGCGGACAGGTCACGGCCCAGATCCGGGCGCCGCTGGTGCAGCCGTTCGACTTCGCGATTACGATCGACGGGGACACGGTCGCGCTGACCGGGTTCGTGCCCTCCGACGAGGCGAAGTCCGACCTCGCGACCGCCGCCGGCCAGGTGGCGGGCGGGCGGGCGTTGCGGGACGACACCCGCATCGCGGATGGCGAGCCGCCGGAATTCCGTCGCGCGGCGCGTTTCGCGCTCGAGCAGGTGCCGCACATCGCTCGGGGTCGCGTCTCGCTGTCGGGCCGGACGCTCGCCTTCGACGGCCAGATCGCGAGCCCGGAATCCTTCATGGCCCTGACGGCGGCACTCGCGCCCGACAAGCTGCCGCCGGGCTTCGTCGTCGAGCGCAACACGATCGGGGCACCGCGCATCTCGCCCTATCCCTGGGTGGCGACCTCGGCCATGGGCAGCCTGCGGCTGACCGGCTTCGTGCCGGGCGAGGCGGCGCGGCAGGAGGTGGTCGCCGCCGCGCGCGAGGCCGCGCCCGGGCTCAAGATCGAAGACGAGATGATGATCGGCGAGGGCGCGCCCGCCGGCTTCCTGCAGACCGCGCGACTCGCGCTCGGCCAGATCCCGCGGCTCGCGGGCGGGCGGGTGGCGATCGAGGATGCCAGCCTCGCGCTTGAGGGCACCGCGGCCAATCCGGAGGCCTATGCGGCGACCCTGCGCGATCTCGGCAAGCTCGCCCCCGGGGTGGCCCCGCGGCTCGCCGCCTTCGTGCCCGCGACCGTGGCGCCCTATGGCTGGTCGGCCGAATTCGGCCAGGGACGGATCCGGATCGGCGGATACGTGCCGAGCGAAGAGGTGCGCAGCCAGGTCGTCGAGGCGCTGAAGCGCGCCCAGCCGGCCGCCACGGTCACCGACCAGAGCCTCGTGGCGGCGGGGGCGCCATCCGGTTTCGCCGACCTCGCCGGCTATGCGGCCGGCCGCCTGACCGACCTTGCCGAAGGCCGCGCCACGTTGAACGGCGCGGCGCTGCGGCTCGAAGGCCGCGCCCGCAGCCACGAGGCCTACCAGCAGGTCGTGGCGCGCGACCGGGACCCGGTGCCGGCGGGCGGCAGCCTCGTCTCGGAGGTTCGGCCCGCGGTCGCGAGCCCCTTCGAATGGGCGATCGTCGTGGACCCGCAGTCGGTGGTGCTCTCCGGCTTCGCGCCGAGCGCGGAGGCGAAGGCGGAGGCGGCGCGGATCGCCGGGCAGGCAATCGCCGGGCGCACGCTGAAGGACGAGACGCGGGTGGCCGACGGCGCGCCGGCGGACTTCGCAGCCGCCGTGCGCCACCTCGCCGATCAGGCGCGGCACCTGCAGCGCGGCCGTGCGCTGCTGCGCGACCAGGGGCTGTCGGTGGAGGGCCTGGCGGCGGGTCCGGTCGACTACGACGACCTGCGCCGCGCCGCGGCCGGCACGCTGCCGGCCGGCTACCGCCTCGCCCGGATCGCGGTCGACCCGCCGCGCATCTCGCCCTACGCCTGGTCCGTCACGGTCGACCGGGGCCAGGCGCGGATCGCCGGCTTCGCACCGAACGACCAGGCGCGGCGGGACGTCATGCAGGCGGCGGCCGGCGTCTTCGGCGCGACGGCGGTGCGCGACGAGCTGATGATCGGCGACGGCGCCCCGGACGCCTTCCTTCCCATGATCCGCTACGCGCTGACCCAGGCGGCACGGCTGACGACCGGCACGGCGGCCTACGAGGACACGGCGCTCTCGATCGAGGGCACGGCGGCCACGCCCGACATGCACATCGCCCTGCAGCGGGACCTCGGCAAGCCGGCGGCGGGCACGAGCGTGGCGCGCAGCGTGATCACGCCCGCGACGGTGGCCCCCTACGTGTTCAGCGCCGACGTGACCGGCAACCGGGTCCGCCTCGCGGGCTACATCCCGAGCGAGGACCTGCGCCAGCCCCTTATCGACCAGGCGCGGCGCGCCGGCGCCAACGCTTCGGTTTCGGACGACCTGAAGGTGGCGCGCGGCGCCCCGGCCGGCTTTGCGGAGACCGCCCGCTTCGGCCTGCAGCGGCTCGCCGAGATGGCGGAGGGGCGGGTCTCGATCGCGGATGCGGACCTCAGGATCGAGGGCCGCGCGCGCAGCACGGAGGCCTATGCGGGGGCGGCGGCGGCGAGCCGGGACGCGGTGCCGGGCGGCGCCCGCATGGCCTTCGCGCTGAAGCCCCCGGTGGTCTCGCCCTTCGACTGGTCGGTGCTGGTCGATGGCGGGACGGTCACGCTCACGGGCGTGGTGCCCTCCGAGGAGGCGCGGCGGGAGATCGCGGCCGCGGCCGGCACGGCCGCCGCGGGACGGACCGTCCGGGACGACAGCCGGATCGCGGACGGGGCGCCGGCCGATTTCGTGGCCGCCGCCAAGGTGGCGCTCGACCAGGTGCCGCGGCTGGCGCGCGGGCGCATCGTGCTGTCCGACCGGTCCGTGACGCTGGAGGGCCAGGGTGCGGCGCCCGACAGCTTCGACGGGCTGAAGCGCGCGACCCTGCAGGCGGCCCTGCCGGGCACCTTCCGGGTCTCCCGCTTCAGCGCCAACGCACCCGTGGTGGCGCCCTACACGTGGCAACTGGTGAAGCGCGGCGGCGAGGTGAAGATCTCCGGCTACATGCCCTCCGAGCAGGCCCGGCGCGACCTCCTCGCCTCGGCGGGCGCGGTCGGCGGCTGGAAGGTCAGCGACGAGTTGCTCGTCGGGGACGGGGCGCCCGACCGCTTCGGCGACATCGTCCGCATCGCGGTCACCCAGGCCCAGCGGCTGGAAAGCGGCACGGTCTCGATCGTGGACGGCAGCGTGGCCCTCGACGGCACCGCGGCGACCCCCGAGGCCCACCAGGCGCTGCTCCAGGACCTCGGCGGATCGCTGCCGGGCGGGGCCAAGGCGCGGCTCGACGTGAAGCCGGCGACGGTCGCCCCCTTCACCTGGACCGCCAGGCTCGAGCGCAACCGGCTGCGTCTGACCGGCTACGTCCCGAGCGAGGACGAGCGGCGGCGCGTCGCCGACGTGCTGCGCGCCGCCCTGCCGAAGGGCTTCGATCTCAACGACGAGACGCGCATCGCCGCCGGCGCCGGCTTCGACTTCCGGGCGGCGGCGACCTTCGCGGCCGAGCGGGTGGCGGAGCTCTCGGAAGGCTCCGTGGTGGTCAGCGACGGCACGCTCAAGGTGACCGGCGTGGCGCGGAGCCCGGACACCTACAAGCGGCTGCAGGACGCCCTCGAGGTGGCGGCGCTGCCGCCGGGGCTGTCGGTCGACCACGAGGTGGACCCGCCCAAGGCCGTCGACGCGCCGATCGTGAAGACGCCCGTGGACCGGCCGGACAAGACCGATCGCGGCGACAAGGCCGATCGGCCGGCGACGCGCGAGCCGCCTGCGACGCGCGAGCCGCCGGCCCGGACGCGCCGCGTGCGGCCGCCCGACGAGGAGCCGCCGGCCGTGATCCGGCCCCCGCCGACCACGACCGTGCGGACCGCGCCGGTGGCGCCGGTGGAGCCGCGCGTCGTCCGGCAGCCGCCGCCCCCGGCCTACAACAACCCCACGTCCAACTGCGCGGCGAGCCGCTGCTGA
- a CDS encoding LysR family transcriptional regulator, translating to MRHVTLKQLRALAAVMRSGSFAGAAEALHLTPPAVTVQMRQLEEAAGLPLVERLADGLRLTEAGREVLATVERIELALADCTRALEALRSAGRGVVSVGVISTAKYYAPRALADFLKAHPGLELKLTIGNRGEIIAALKEGAVDVAIMGRPPDELEVELSEIGPHPHVVIAPPDHPLAAARDLAPEALADETFLLRESGSGTRILMERFFAGHGLQPRVGLEMGSNETIKQAVMAGLGIAFISAHTIAAEIGDGRLVVLDVRGLPILRAWYVVQLRHRRLLPAPSALAAFLREHGQGYLPAPPRPT from the coding sequence ATGCGGCACGTCACCCTCAAGCAGCTGCGCGCGCTGGCTGCCGTGATGCGGAGCGGCTCCTTCGCGGGCGCGGCGGAGGCGCTGCATCTCACCCCCCCGGCGGTGACCGTCCAGATGCGCCAGCTCGAGGAGGCGGCCGGGCTGCCGCTGGTCGAGCGGCTCGCCGACGGGCTGCGGCTGACAGAGGCCGGCCGGGAGGTGCTGGCGACCGTGGAGCGGATCGAGCTGGCGCTGGCCGACTGCACGCGGGCGCTCGAGGCGCTGCGCAGTGCCGGCCGCGGGGTCGTTTCGGTCGGGGTCATCTCGACGGCCAAGTACTACGCCCCGCGGGCGCTCGCCGACTTCCTCAAGGCGCATCCGGGCCTGGAGCTGAAGCTCACGATCGGCAACCGGGGCGAGATCATCGCGGCGCTCAAGGAGGGCGCGGTCGACGTGGCGATCATGGGACGGCCGCCGGACGAGCTGGAGGTCGAGCTGTCGGAGATCGGGCCGCATCCGCACGTGGTCATCGCCCCGCCCGACCACCCGCTCGCGGCGGCCCGGGACCTCGCGCCCGAGGCGCTGGCGGACGAGACCTTCCTCTTGCGCGAATCCGGCTCCGGGACGCGGATCCTGATGGAGCGGTTCTTCGCCGGCCACGGGCTGCAGCCGCGGGTCGGCCTGGAGATGGGATCGAACGAGACCATCAAGCAGGCGGTGATGGCCGGTCTCGGCATCGCGTTCATCTCGGCCCATACCATCGCGGCGGAGATCGGGGACGGGCGACTGGTCGTGCTCGACGTCAGGGGTCTCCCCATCCTCAGGGCCTGGTACGTGGTCCAATTGCGGCACCGGCGGCTGCTGCCGGCCCCGAGCGCGCTCGCGGCCTTCCTGCGCGAACACGGCCAGGGCTACCTGCCCGCGCCCCCGCGGCCGACCTGA
- a CDS encoding porin, giving the protein MRRVLVSLMGAAMAGWVGSPAGAADLGRPAPAAVDYVKVCDAYGSGFFYIPGTETCLRIGGGVRFDADYAQERFVQQANRYVTPYPYRNWNAISTLARARIDFEARTGTEYGLLRSVARIEFENGTFHETFDPVTLAARNLSFNRTILREGYVQWGGLTAGITYSYFNLPFFLTYSNPLTADQRTNMLAYTVSQGGFSATLALEDPTIARRGFIGPYGVNSPAGSNYAGFKYPDVIGTVKFTSPTFTVQASAAAHHVIRSPFVLATGNVIVNGVNRAPANVNVGGADDWGYAAQVGGEWRFTPRGSVYAGLAYTNGASQFSGVGADDDRLGGGTGFATTDGFSRITSGKFLPTKILSSHIGAGYGVTDTIRLAGSIGYAKVEDDFRTLLFGVGPRADYDLYKTLALVEWSPTQNFRIGAELGYAMIDFTRGSSSYVVKNPATGDKFNLRDTDRLSFLLRVDRRF; this is encoded by the coding sequence ATGCGGCGCGTACTGGTGTCACTGATGGGTGCGGCGATGGCCGGCTGGGTCGGGTCCCCGGCAGGCGCGGCCGATCTCGGGCGCCCGGCTCCGGCCGCGGTCGACTACGTCAAGGTCTGCGACGCGTACGGGTCCGGCTTCTTCTACATTCCGGGGACGGAGACCTGCCTCAGGATCGGCGGCGGCGTCCGGTTCGACGCGGACTACGCGCAGGAGCGCTTCGTCCAGCAGGCGAACCGCTATGTCACGCCCTACCCCTACCGGAACTGGAACGCGATCTCGACGCTGGCCCGCGCCCGCATTGACTTCGAGGCCCGCACGGGCACCGAGTACGGCCTGCTGCGCAGCGTCGCGCGCATCGAGTTCGAGAACGGCACGTTCCACGAGACCTTCGACCCCGTCACGCTCGCGGCCCGGAACCTGAGCTTCAACCGCACCATCCTGCGCGAGGGCTACGTGCAGTGGGGCGGGCTGACGGCCGGCATTACCTACTCGTACTTCAACCTGCCCTTCTTCCTGACCTATTCGAACCCGCTGACGGCCGACCAGCGCACCAACATGCTGGCCTACACGGTCAGCCAGGGCGGGTTCTCGGCCACCCTGGCCCTCGAGGATCCGACGATCGCACGGCGCGGCTTCATCGGCCCCTACGGGGTCAACTCGCCGGCCGGGTCCAACTACGCGGGCTTCAAGTATCCGGACGTGATCGGGACGGTGAAGTTCACCAGCCCGACCTTTACCGTGCAGGCGTCGGCGGCGGCCCATCACGTCATCCGCTCGCCCTTCGTGCTCGCGACCGGAAACGTCATCGTCAACGGGGTCAACAGGGCGCCCGCCAACGTCAACGTCGGCGGGGCGGACGACTGGGGCTATGCCGCCCAGGTGGGCGGCGAGTGGCGCTTCACGCCGCGGGGCAGCGTCTACGCCGGCCTCGCCTATACCAACGGGGCAAGCCAGTTCTCCGGCGTCGGCGCCGATGACGACCGTCTCGGCGGCGGCACCGGCTTCGCCACGACAGACGGGTTCAGCCGGATCACGAGCGGCAAGTTCCTGCCCACCAAGATCCTGTCCAGCCATATCGGCGCCGGCTACGGCGTGACCGACACCATCAGGCTGGCCGGCAGCATCGGCTACGCCAAGGTCGAGGACGACTTCCGCACGCTCCTCTTCGGGGTCGGCCCGCGCGCGGACTACGACCTGTACAAGACGCTCGCGCTGGTCGAATGGTCGCCGACCCAGAACTTCCGCATCGGTGCCGAACTCGGCTACGCGATGATCGACTTCACGCGCGGGTCCTCGTCCTACGTGGTCAAGAACCCGGCGACCGGCGACAAGTTCAACCTCCGCGACACAGACCGGCTTTCGTTCCTTTTGCGGGTCGACCGCCGCTTCTGA